A stretch of Electrophorus electricus isolate fEleEle1 chromosome 3, fEleEle1.pri, whole genome shotgun sequence DNA encodes these proteins:
- the ddit3 gene encoding DNA damage-inducible transcript 3 protein isoform X1, whose amino-acid sequence MTAEWLYPPGVGPLCGAELEAWYEDLQDILGSDAGGAKHTRAPPCAEKEPEFLDVLESCSLTWLTEGQVWGEGVQRVMEEHPPPLPSQPPAACLSPPLQEERRGAGEAGSSSGGDLLPPEFFELLSEGGVGLVETGAVMVTGGYHHHHHHHPPHPSPASPAASEEELPTVPDSSSCSSSSASQSPSLNCSPPSSPPLSPPASASSRLGKRKRGSTLSSPSSGKKSRKEREQENERKVQELTDQNERLKAEIERLGEEVQRTRRALIERLVNTRK is encoded by the exons ATGACTGCGGAGTGGCTGTACCCCCCTGGCGTGGGGCCGCTGTGTGGTGCAGAGTTGGAGGCGTGGTATGAGGACCTGCAGGATATACTGGGCTCCGATGCAGGTGGGGCCAAGCACACACGCGCCCCGCCCTGCGCCGAG AAGGAGCCGGAGTTCCTGGACGTTTTGGAAAGCTGCTCCCTCACCTGGCTGACGGAAGGGCaggtgtggggggagggggtgcaGCGTGTGATGGAGGAGCACCCACCGCCACTCCCCAGCCAACCCCCGGCCGCCTGCCTCAGCCCCCCGCTGCAGGAGGAGAGGCGCGGGGCAGGGGAGGCGGGGAGCTCCAGTGGTGGAGACCTGCTGCCCCCGGAGTTCTTCGAGCTCCTGAGCGAAGGAGGAGTGGGTCTGGTGGAGACCGGTGCGGTCATGGTCACGGGCggctaccaccaccaccaccaccaccaccccccgcACCCCTCACCTGCCTCCCCGGCTGCCAGCGAGGAAGAGCTGCCCACTGTACCGGACTCGTCCTCGTGCTCCTCGTCCTCAGCCTCTCAGTCGCCTTCCCTCAACTGCTCGCCTCCctcgtcccctcccctctccccgcCGGCCTCCGCCTCATCACGCCTGGGCAAGCGGAAAAGGGGGAGTACGCTCAGTTCACCTTCCTCGGGGAAGAAGAGCCGCAAGGAACGGGAGCAGGAGAACGAGAGGAAGGTGCAGGAGCTGACCGACCAGAACGAGCGGCTCAAGGCTGAAATTGAGCGGCTCGGGGAGGAGGTCCAGCGGACGCGCCGGGCACTCATTGAGAGGCTCGTCAACACCAGGAAGTGA
- the mars1 gene encoding methionine--tRNA ligase, cytoplasmic isoform X1: protein MKLFVSEGNPHCVKVLVVLELTGVKCDVQLVNHEDKVVPFLNRPVLPVLLLPSGQHLFSPNAICQYLFEVGGKEASNSSSQFLEWEATELQPVLIQALHMVALQGKTHDAGLVLKGSLSWLEQCLSKRRTQFLTAETVTVADIVLWAAFYPILADPGFSADLGELQLVRDWFERVGLIPACVRASQKVLQGKGLESLKNFLKKQPTPHTQRKDSQPSTNAIETEDLDPAMTEEEIEATAQAWCKGLPDCPDAPQRQHPILPQEGKRNVLVTSALPYVNNVPHLGNIIGCVLSADVFARYGRLRGWNLLYVCGTDEYGTATENKAREEGLTPREICDKYHTVHSAIYKWFQIDFDYFGRTTTDRQTEISQNIFWRLHERGFLLEDTVEQLRCERCQRFLADRFVEGVCPHCRYPEARGDQCDKCGRLINAVELKEPQCKVCGQTPVIRTSKHLFLDLPKLEGDLEQWLERSLSSGDWTPNAKHITHSWIRDGLKPRCITRDLQWGTPVPHPDYREKVFYVWFDAPIGYLSITANYTSQWEKWWKNPQQVELYNFMAKDNVPFHSVVFPCSLLGAQDNYTLVNHLIATEYLNYEDTKFSKSRGVGVFGDMAKDTGIVSDVWRFYLLYMRPEGQDSAFCWADMALKNNSELLNNLGNFINRAGMFVSKFFEGCVPEIVLREEDKCLIAQVCWELKQYIQLLDKVRIRDALKCILNISRHGNQYIQVNEPWKKIKGGDNDRQRAGTVTAVSVNMACLLSVLLEPYMPTVSVTIRAQLQAPACCGSAMLAADGCFLRSLSTGHRIGTVSPLFQKLGSEQIEALRKRFGGQQPEEATHAGEVPIGTASSTAPKATATAEPATNASVSAADPQRATQLAAAVSEQGDKVRALKAQKADKSVITVEVNKLLELKKELALTEGKNPEPSPQKGKKK, encoded by the exons ATGAAACTCTTTGTCAGTGAAGGGAATCCGCACTGTGTGAaagtgttggtggtgttggaacTTACAGGAGTGAAATGTGACGTGCAACTTGTTAACCACGAGG ATAAAGTGGTACCCTTCCTAAATCGACCTGTCTTGCCTGTTCTGTTGCTACCAAGTGGCCAACACCTGTTCAGTCCAAATGCCATCTGCCA GTACCTGTTTGAGGTTGGTGGGAAAGAGGCCAGCAATTCTAGCAGTCAGTTCCTGGAATGGGAAGCAACAGAATTGCAG ccTGTGTTGATACAGGCTCTCCACATGGTGGCGCTCCAAGGAAAGACTCATGACGCTGGCCTGGTGCTGAAAGGATCCTTGAGCTGGCTGGAACAGTGCCTGAGTAAAAGGCGCACACAGTTTCTGACTGCG GAGACTGTAACAGTGGCAGATATTGTGCTGTGGGCAGCATTCTACCCCATTCTGGCTGATCCAGGTTTTTCAGCTG ACTTAGGCGAGTTGCAGTTGGTGCGGGATTGGTTTGAGCGTGTAGGTCTCATCCCAGCATGTGTGAGAGCTAGTCAGAAGGTTCTGCAGGGCAAAGGGCTTGAATCTCTGAAAAATTTCCTGAAAAAGCAGCCAACGCCACACACCCAGCGAAAGGACAGCCAGCCGAGCACCAATGCCATCGAG ACAGAAGACCTGGACCCTGCGATGACCGAGGAAGAGATTGAGGCCACTGCACAGGCCTGGTGTAAAGGACTCCCAGACTGTCCAGATGCTCCACAGAGGCAACACCCTAT TCTGCCCCAAGAAGGAAAGCGCAATGTGCTGGTCACCAGTGCACTGCCCTACGTCAACAATGTGCCCCACCTAGGCAACATCATTGGCTGCGTGCTCAGCGCTGATGTATTTGCCAG ATACGGGCGCTTGCGAGGCTGGAAcctgttgtatgtgtgtgggacgGATGAGTATGGCACTGCCACAGAGAACAAGGCTCGTGAGGAGGGCCTGACGCCGCGGGAGATCTGTGACAAATACCACACCGTTCACTCTGCCATCTACAAGTGGTTCCAGATCGACTTTGACTACTTTGGCCGCACCACCACAGATCGGCAGACTGA aatctCCCAGAACATCTTCTGGAGGCTGCATGAGAGGGGCTTTCTGCTGGAGGACACGGTGGAGCAGCTGCGGTGTGAGCGCTGCCAGCGTTTCCTGGCTGATCGCTTCGTGGAGGGCGTGTGCCCCCACTGCAGGTACCCCGAGGCTCGTGGGGACCAGTGTGACAAGTGCGGCCGCCTCATCAACGCTGTGGAGCTTAAG GAGCCACAGTGCAAGGTGTGCGGACAGACTCCTGTGATTCGCACCTCTAAACATCTCTTCCTGGACCTGCCCAAG ctggaaGGTGACTTGGAGCAGTGGCTGGAGCGCTCTCTGAGTTCGGGTGACTGGACCCCTAACGCGAAGCACATCACGCACTCGTGGATACGAGATGGCCTGAAACCACGCTGCATCACGCGGGACCTGCAGTGGGGGACACCCGTGCCACACCCAGACTACCGTGAGAAG GTGTTTTATGTGTGGTTCGATGCCCCCATTGGCTACCTCTCCATAACTGCCAACTACACCAGCCAATGGGAGAAATGGTGGAAGAACCCGCAGCAG GTGGAGCTGTACAACTTCATGGCAAAGGACAATGTTCCGTTCCACAGTGTAGTTTTCCCCTGCTCGCTGCTCGGAGCACAGGACAACTACACACTTGTCAACCATCTTATTGCTACAG AGTACTTGAATTACGAGGACACAAAGTTCTCAAAGAGCCGTGGGGTTGGTGTGTTTGGTGACATGGCTAAAGACACAGGTATTGTGTCTGACGTGTGGCGCTTCTACCTGCTTTATATGAGGCCCGAGGGCCAGGACTCTGCCTTCTGCTGGGCTGATATGGCTCTGAAGAATAACTCTGAGCTCCTCAACAACCTAGGCAATTTTATTAACAG GGCAGGGATGTTTGTCAGTAAGTTCTTTGAGGGCTGTGTTCCTGAGATAGTGCTGCGAGAGGAAGACAAGTGCCTCATTgctcaggtgtgctgggaaCTCAAACAGTACATCCAGCTGCTGGACAAAGTCAG GATCCGTGATGCCCTAAAGTGCATTCTCAACATCTCTCGCCATGGCAACCAGTATATCCAGGTTAACGAACCTTGGAAAAAGATCAAAGGAGGAGACAATGACAG GCAGCGTGCTGGCACAGTGACTGCCGTGTCGGTGAACATGGCTTGCCTCCTGTCGGTCCTGCTGGAGCCGTACATGCCCACGGTCAGCGTGACCATCCGCGCCCAACTGCAGGCTCCCGCATGCTGCGGTAGTGCGATGCTGGCCGCTGACGGGTGTTTCCTCCGCAGTCTCTCCACCGGTCACCGCATTGGCACG GTCAGTCCCTTGTTCCAGAAACTTGGGTCTGAGCAGATTGAGGCTCTGAGGAAGAGGTTTGGAGGACAACAG CCAGAGGAGGCGACCCATGCAGGAGAG GTTCCCATCGGCACGGCAAGCTCCACAGCGCCCAAGGCTACAGCCACCGCGGAGCCCGCCACTAACGCCAGTGTGAGCGCAGCGGATCCGCAGAGAGCCACACAGCTGGCCGCTGCAGTGTCAGAACAG GGTGATAAAGTGCGTGCTCTGAAGGCTCAGAAGGCCGACAAGAGCGTGATCACGGTGGAAGTCAATAAACTCCTGGAGCTGAAGAAGGAGCTCGCTCTGACTGAAGGCAAGAACCCTGAGCCCTCTCCtcagaaaggaaagaagaaatgA
- the ddit3 gene encoding DNA damage-inducible transcript 3 protein isoform X2, which yields MTAEWLYPPGVGPLCGAELEAWYEDLQDILGSDAGGAKHTRAPPCAEEPEFLDVLESCSLTWLTEGQVWGEGVQRVMEEHPPPLPSQPPAACLSPPLQEERRGAGEAGSSSGGDLLPPEFFELLSEGGVGLVETGAVMVTGGYHHHHHHHPPHPSPASPAASEEELPTVPDSSSCSSSSASQSPSLNCSPPSSPPLSPPASASSRLGKRKRGSTLSSPSSGKKSRKEREQENERKVQELTDQNERLKAEIERLGEEVQRTRRALIERLVNTRK from the exons ATGACTGCGGAGTGGCTGTACCCCCCTGGCGTGGGGCCGCTGTGTGGTGCAGAGTTGGAGGCGTGGTATGAGGACCTGCAGGATATACTGGGCTCCGATGCAGGTGGGGCCAAGCACACACGCGCCCCGCCCTGCGCCGAG GAGCCGGAGTTCCTGGACGTTTTGGAAAGCTGCTCCCTCACCTGGCTGACGGAAGGGCaggtgtggggggagggggtgcaGCGTGTGATGGAGGAGCACCCACCGCCACTCCCCAGCCAACCCCCGGCCGCCTGCCTCAGCCCCCCGCTGCAGGAGGAGAGGCGCGGGGCAGGGGAGGCGGGGAGCTCCAGTGGTGGAGACCTGCTGCCCCCGGAGTTCTTCGAGCTCCTGAGCGAAGGAGGAGTGGGTCTGGTGGAGACCGGTGCGGTCATGGTCACGGGCggctaccaccaccaccaccaccaccaccccccgcACCCCTCACCTGCCTCCCCGGCTGCCAGCGAGGAAGAGCTGCCCACTGTACCGGACTCGTCCTCGTGCTCCTCGTCCTCAGCCTCTCAGTCGCCTTCCCTCAACTGCTCGCCTCCctcgtcccctcccctctccccgcCGGCCTCCGCCTCATCACGCCTGGGCAAGCGGAAAAGGGGGAGTACGCTCAGTTCACCTTCCTCGGGGAAGAAGAGCCGCAAGGAACGGGAGCAGGAGAACGAGAGGAAGGTGCAGGAGCTGACCGACCAGAACGAGCGGCTCAAGGCTGAAATTGAGCGGCTCGGGGAGGAGGTCCAGCGGACGCGCCGGGCACTCATTGAGAGGCTCGTCAACACCAGGAAGTGA
- the ddit3 gene encoding DNA damage-inducible transcript 3 protein isoform X3, with the protein MRTCRIYWAPMQKEPEFLDVLESCSLTWLTEGQVWGEGVQRVMEEHPPPLPSQPPAACLSPPLQEERRGAGEAGSSSGGDLLPPEFFELLSEGGVGLVETGAVMVTGGYHHHHHHHPPHPSPASPAASEEELPTVPDSSSCSSSSASQSPSLNCSPPSSPPLSPPASASSRLGKRKRGSTLSSPSSGKKSRKEREQENERKVQELTDQNERLKAEIERLGEEVQRTRRALIERLVNTRK; encoded by the exons ATGAGGACCTGCAGGATATACTGGGCTCCGATGCAG AAGGAGCCGGAGTTCCTGGACGTTTTGGAAAGCTGCTCCCTCACCTGGCTGACGGAAGGGCaggtgtggggggagggggtgcaGCGTGTGATGGAGGAGCACCCACCGCCACTCCCCAGCCAACCCCCGGCCGCCTGCCTCAGCCCCCCGCTGCAGGAGGAGAGGCGCGGGGCAGGGGAGGCGGGGAGCTCCAGTGGTGGAGACCTGCTGCCCCCGGAGTTCTTCGAGCTCCTGAGCGAAGGAGGAGTGGGTCTGGTGGAGACCGGTGCGGTCATGGTCACGGGCggctaccaccaccaccaccaccaccaccccccgcACCCCTCACCTGCCTCCCCGGCTGCCAGCGAGGAAGAGCTGCCCACTGTACCGGACTCGTCCTCGTGCTCCTCGTCCTCAGCCTCTCAGTCGCCTTCCCTCAACTGCTCGCCTCCctcgtcccctcccctctccccgcCGGCCTCCGCCTCATCACGCCTGGGCAAGCGGAAAAGGGGGAGTACGCTCAGTTCACCTTCCTCGGGGAAGAAGAGCCGCAAGGAACGGGAGCAGGAGAACGAGAGGAAGGTGCAGGAGCTGACCGACCAGAACGAGCGGCTCAAGGCTGAAATTGAGCGGCTCGGGGAGGAGGTCCAGCGGACGCGCCGGGCACTCATTGAGAGGCTCGTCAACACCAGGAAGTGA
- the ddit3 gene encoding DNA damage-inducible transcript 3 protein isoform X4, translated as MRTCRIYWAPMQEPEFLDVLESCSLTWLTEGQVWGEGVQRVMEEHPPPLPSQPPAACLSPPLQEERRGAGEAGSSSGGDLLPPEFFELLSEGGVGLVETGAVMVTGGYHHHHHHHPPHPSPASPAASEEELPTVPDSSSCSSSSASQSPSLNCSPPSSPPLSPPASASSRLGKRKRGSTLSSPSSGKKSRKEREQENERKVQELTDQNERLKAEIERLGEEVQRTRRALIERLVNTRK; from the exons ATGAGGACCTGCAGGATATACTGGGCTCCGATGCAG GAGCCGGAGTTCCTGGACGTTTTGGAAAGCTGCTCCCTCACCTGGCTGACGGAAGGGCaggtgtggggggagggggtgcaGCGTGTGATGGAGGAGCACCCACCGCCACTCCCCAGCCAACCCCCGGCCGCCTGCCTCAGCCCCCCGCTGCAGGAGGAGAGGCGCGGGGCAGGGGAGGCGGGGAGCTCCAGTGGTGGAGACCTGCTGCCCCCGGAGTTCTTCGAGCTCCTGAGCGAAGGAGGAGTGGGTCTGGTGGAGACCGGTGCGGTCATGGTCACGGGCggctaccaccaccaccaccaccaccaccccccgcACCCCTCACCTGCCTCCCCGGCTGCCAGCGAGGAAGAGCTGCCCACTGTACCGGACTCGTCCTCGTGCTCCTCGTCCTCAGCCTCTCAGTCGCCTTCCCTCAACTGCTCGCCTCCctcgtcccctcccctctccccgcCGGCCTCCGCCTCATCACGCCTGGGCAAGCGGAAAAGGGGGAGTACGCTCAGTTCACCTTCCTCGGGGAAGAAGAGCCGCAAGGAACGGGAGCAGGAGAACGAGAGGAAGGTGCAGGAGCTGACCGACCAGAACGAGCGGCTCAAGGCTGAAATTGAGCGGCTCGGGGAGGAGGTCCAGCGGACGCGCCGGGCACTCATTGAGAGGCTCGTCAACACCAGGAAGTGA
- the mars1 gene encoding methionine--tRNA ligase, cytoplasmic isoform X2: MKLFVSEGNPHCVKVLVVLELTGVKCDVQLVNHEDKVVPFLNRPVLPVLLLPSGQHLFSPNAICQYLFEVGGKEASNSSSQFLEWEATELQPVLIQALHMVALQGKTHDAGLVLKGSLSWLEQCLSKRRTQFLTAETVTVADIVLWAAFYPILADPGFSADLGELQLVRDWFERVGLIPACVRASQKVLQGKGLESLKNFLKKQPTPHTQRKDSQPSTNAIETEDLDPAMTEEEIEATAQAWCKGLPDCPDAPQRQHPILPQEGKRNVLVTSALPYVNNVPHLGNIIGCVLSADVFARYGRLRGWNLLYVCGTDEYGTATENKAREEGLTPREICDKYHTVHSAIYKWFQIDFDYFGRTTTDRQTEISQNIFWRLHERGFLLEDTVEQLRCERCQRFLADRFVEGVCPHCRYPEARGDQCDKCGRLINAVELKEPQCKVCGQTPVIRTSKHLFLDLPKLEGDLEQWLERSLSSGDWTPNAKHITHSWIRDGLKPRCITRDLQWGTPVPHPDYREKVFYVWFDAPIGYLSITANYTSQWEKWWKNPQQVELYNFMAKDNVPFHSVVFPCSLLGAQDNYTLVNHLIATEYLNYEDTKFSKSRGVGVFGDMAKDTGIVSDVWRFYLLYMRPEGQDSAFCWADMALKNNSELLNNLGNFINRAGMFVSKFFEGCVPEIVLREEDKCLIAQVCWELKQYIQLLDKVRIRDALKCILNISRHGNQYIQVNEPWKKIKGGDNDRQRAGTVTAVSVNMACLLSVLLEPYMPTVSVTIRAQLQAPACCGSAMLAADGCFLRSLSTGHRIGTVSPLFQKLGSEQIEALRKRFGGQQVPIGTASSTAPKATATAEPATNASVSAADPQRATQLAAAVSEQGDKVRALKAQKADKSVITVEVNKLLELKKELALTEGKNPEPSPQKGKKK, encoded by the exons ATGAAACTCTTTGTCAGTGAAGGGAATCCGCACTGTGTGAaagtgttggtggtgttggaacTTACAGGAGTGAAATGTGACGTGCAACTTGTTAACCACGAGG ATAAAGTGGTACCCTTCCTAAATCGACCTGTCTTGCCTGTTCTGTTGCTACCAAGTGGCCAACACCTGTTCAGTCCAAATGCCATCTGCCA GTACCTGTTTGAGGTTGGTGGGAAAGAGGCCAGCAATTCTAGCAGTCAGTTCCTGGAATGGGAAGCAACAGAATTGCAG ccTGTGTTGATACAGGCTCTCCACATGGTGGCGCTCCAAGGAAAGACTCATGACGCTGGCCTGGTGCTGAAAGGATCCTTGAGCTGGCTGGAACAGTGCCTGAGTAAAAGGCGCACACAGTTTCTGACTGCG GAGACTGTAACAGTGGCAGATATTGTGCTGTGGGCAGCATTCTACCCCATTCTGGCTGATCCAGGTTTTTCAGCTG ACTTAGGCGAGTTGCAGTTGGTGCGGGATTGGTTTGAGCGTGTAGGTCTCATCCCAGCATGTGTGAGAGCTAGTCAGAAGGTTCTGCAGGGCAAAGGGCTTGAATCTCTGAAAAATTTCCTGAAAAAGCAGCCAACGCCACACACCCAGCGAAAGGACAGCCAGCCGAGCACCAATGCCATCGAG ACAGAAGACCTGGACCCTGCGATGACCGAGGAAGAGATTGAGGCCACTGCACAGGCCTGGTGTAAAGGACTCCCAGACTGTCCAGATGCTCCACAGAGGCAACACCCTAT TCTGCCCCAAGAAGGAAAGCGCAATGTGCTGGTCACCAGTGCACTGCCCTACGTCAACAATGTGCCCCACCTAGGCAACATCATTGGCTGCGTGCTCAGCGCTGATGTATTTGCCAG ATACGGGCGCTTGCGAGGCTGGAAcctgttgtatgtgtgtgggacgGATGAGTATGGCACTGCCACAGAGAACAAGGCTCGTGAGGAGGGCCTGACGCCGCGGGAGATCTGTGACAAATACCACACCGTTCACTCTGCCATCTACAAGTGGTTCCAGATCGACTTTGACTACTTTGGCCGCACCACCACAGATCGGCAGACTGA aatctCCCAGAACATCTTCTGGAGGCTGCATGAGAGGGGCTTTCTGCTGGAGGACACGGTGGAGCAGCTGCGGTGTGAGCGCTGCCAGCGTTTCCTGGCTGATCGCTTCGTGGAGGGCGTGTGCCCCCACTGCAGGTACCCCGAGGCTCGTGGGGACCAGTGTGACAAGTGCGGCCGCCTCATCAACGCTGTGGAGCTTAAG GAGCCACAGTGCAAGGTGTGCGGACAGACTCCTGTGATTCGCACCTCTAAACATCTCTTCCTGGACCTGCCCAAG ctggaaGGTGACTTGGAGCAGTGGCTGGAGCGCTCTCTGAGTTCGGGTGACTGGACCCCTAACGCGAAGCACATCACGCACTCGTGGATACGAGATGGCCTGAAACCACGCTGCATCACGCGGGACCTGCAGTGGGGGACACCCGTGCCACACCCAGACTACCGTGAGAAG GTGTTTTATGTGTGGTTCGATGCCCCCATTGGCTACCTCTCCATAACTGCCAACTACACCAGCCAATGGGAGAAATGGTGGAAGAACCCGCAGCAG GTGGAGCTGTACAACTTCATGGCAAAGGACAATGTTCCGTTCCACAGTGTAGTTTTCCCCTGCTCGCTGCTCGGAGCACAGGACAACTACACACTTGTCAACCATCTTATTGCTACAG AGTACTTGAATTACGAGGACACAAAGTTCTCAAAGAGCCGTGGGGTTGGTGTGTTTGGTGACATGGCTAAAGACACAGGTATTGTGTCTGACGTGTGGCGCTTCTACCTGCTTTATATGAGGCCCGAGGGCCAGGACTCTGCCTTCTGCTGGGCTGATATGGCTCTGAAGAATAACTCTGAGCTCCTCAACAACCTAGGCAATTTTATTAACAG GGCAGGGATGTTTGTCAGTAAGTTCTTTGAGGGCTGTGTTCCTGAGATAGTGCTGCGAGAGGAAGACAAGTGCCTCATTgctcaggtgtgctgggaaCTCAAACAGTACATCCAGCTGCTGGACAAAGTCAG GATCCGTGATGCCCTAAAGTGCATTCTCAACATCTCTCGCCATGGCAACCAGTATATCCAGGTTAACGAACCTTGGAAAAAGATCAAAGGAGGAGACAATGACAG GCAGCGTGCTGGCACAGTGACTGCCGTGTCGGTGAACATGGCTTGCCTCCTGTCGGTCCTGCTGGAGCCGTACATGCCCACGGTCAGCGTGACCATCCGCGCCCAACTGCAGGCTCCCGCATGCTGCGGTAGTGCGATGCTGGCCGCTGACGGGTGTTTCCTCCGCAGTCTCTCCACCGGTCACCGCATTGGCACG GTCAGTCCCTTGTTCCAGAAACTTGGGTCTGAGCAGATTGAGGCTCTGAGGAAGAGGTTTGGAGGACAACAG GTTCCCATCGGCACGGCAAGCTCCACAGCGCCCAAGGCTACAGCCACCGCGGAGCCCGCCACTAACGCCAGTGTGAGCGCAGCGGATCCGCAGAGAGCCACACAGCTGGCCGCTGCAGTGTCAGAACAG GGTGATAAAGTGCGTGCTCTGAAGGCTCAGAAGGCCGACAAGAGCGTGATCACGGTGGAAGTCAATAAACTCCTGGAGCTGAAGAAGGAGCTCGCTCTGACTGAAGGCAAGAACCCTGAGCCCTCTCCtcagaaaggaaagaagaaatgA